A genomic window from Dermacentor silvarum isolate Dsil-2018 chromosome 9, BIME_Dsil_1.4, whole genome shotgun sequence includes:
- the LOC119464989 gene encoding uncharacterized protein LOC119464989, whose translation MASEMEVVTSMEDNTASTLSIGSFGGRTCIEVHGEDITPEEVEGWSASGKRIKQIMAGKESGESATITRQSRPKTRASFAKRVAASVTKAARMPIDMPKEDTKVVMRPRGGLNVAKTEASVIMSVVRTAARVTKEEAKADTICTNAQQNIIVVSTPDERRATLYSKVKALNIGSKTYEINAYRTAPNGTVKGVIRGIAVDDTPEEIAENIVNTYNPLAVEAHRIGNTTTVIVLFAGQKVPNYVKYGSILVKCGLYRKHFDVCKQCGRVGHRRDVCPNTNAKVCFGCGIANPGEGHERECKPKCKLCGGQHPTGERECKNKYKMPYVVKKRQWERKMEAMQQQPDPESSPPRRASPAERPRGESKQRDSSRKRDDSKIGRSASRRRPSQSRERGSCADAVKANMAEKRQPPAQNAAKKIQEANGVEKSLRDENEKLKRRIAEQDATIKEINEKVTTLIAMQQQQQQQPTPAQQRKQEMTEDEPEVEVDPRATIAAGPAPKRRAIEGAKERKITEKIEKQGDRLDHLEATSKVTNERLTALEQTVQQMTTNIQSTILNMIAQMQTQLQAHIQAQMQSMEGQIIAKLQQ comes from the coding sequence ATGGCGTCCGAAATGGAAGTGGTCACGTCGATGGAAGACAACACGGCGTCAACGCTGAGCATCGGCAGTTTCGGCGGGCGCACGTGCATCGAAGTTCACGGAGAGGACATTACACCGGAAGAAGTCGAAGGCTGGTCGGCCTCCGGCAAGCGCATCAAGCAGATCATGGCCGGCAAGGAAAGCGGTGAGTCCGCCACCATTACTCGCCAGTCTAGACCCAAGACCAGGGCCAGCTTTGCTAAGAGAGTTGCAGCTTCGGTAACGAAAGCGGCGAGGATGCCGATAGATATGCCGAAAGAAGACACCAAGGTAGTCATGAGACCACGTGGCGGTCTCAACGTAGCGAAAACGGAAGCTTCAGTTATCATGTCGGTCGTCAGGACGGCGGCTCGAGTAACAAAGGAAGAAGCCAAAGCAGACACCATCTGCACAAACGCGCAGCAAAACATCATCGTGGTCAGCACCCCGGACGAGAGGCGCGCCACGCTGTACTCTAAGGTCAAAGCCCTTAACATAGGAAGTAAGACATACGAAATCAACGCCTACCGAACGGCGCCAAACGGCACGGTCAAGGGAGTCATCCGAGGTATAGCCGTAGACGATACCCCGGAGGAGATAGCCGAAAACATCGTGAACACCTACAACCCCCTAGCAGTGGAGGCGCACAGAATCGGCAATACAACCACGGTGATAGTACTTTTCGCTGGACAGAAAGTACCAAACTACGTCAAGTATGGCTCGATATTGGTCAAGTGCGGGCTTTACCGCAAGCACTTTGACGTGTGCAAGCAATGCGGCAGGGTGGGCCATAGAAGAGACGTATGCCCGAATACCAACGCCAAAGTGTGCTTCGGCTGCGGAATCGCGAACCCCGGAGAGGGTCACGAACGCGAATGCAAGCCCAAGTGCAAGCTATGCGGGGGACAGCACCCAACGGGCGAGAGGGAATGCAAAAACAAGTACAAGATGCCGTACGTGGTGAAGAAGCGGCAATGGGAACGCAAGATGGAAGCCATGCAGCAACAACCGGACCCGGAAAGCTCTCCGCCGCGACGAGCGTCGCCTGCCGAGAGACCCCGCGGGGAATCAAAGCAGCGCGACAGCAGCCGCAAAAGGGACGACAGCAAAATAGGCAGGAGCGCCAGTCGCCGCAGACCGTCGCAGTCGAGGGAGAGAGGCTCCTGTGCCGACGCAGTCAAGGCAAACATGGCAGAGAAGAGACAACCACCGGCGCAAAACGCCGCGAAGAAGATCCAAGAAGCGAACGGGGTGGAGAAATCCTTGAGAGACGAGAACGAGAAGCTAAAGCGGAGAATCGCCGAACAGGACGCAACCATCAAGGAAATCAACGAGAAGGTAACGACATTAATTGcgatgcagcaacagcagcaacagcagccgaCGCCCGCGCAACAGAGGAAACAAGAGATGACCGAGGACGAACCAGAGGTCGAGGTAGACCCGAGAGCCACGATAGCGGCAGGACCAGCTCCCAAGAGGAGAGCCATAGAGGGTGCCAAAGAACGAAAGATAACGGAGAAAATCGAAAAACAGGGCGACAGACTCGACCATCTTGAGGCGACCAGCAAGGTAACCAACGAACGCCTCACCGCGCTCGAGCAAACGGTTCAGCAGATGACAACCAACATTCAGAGCACGATCCTCAACATGATAGCGCAGATGCAAACACAGCTGCAGGCGCACATACAGGCACAAATGCAAAGTATGGAAGGACAGATCATCGCCAAACTGCAGCAA